A window from Gemmatimonadota bacterium encodes these proteins:
- the xerD gene encoding site-specific tyrosine recombinase XerD → MSIEQIQIAPELERALQRFLDSVTLERGLSDNTARAYERDLSRYLTLLTDLGIRAPDEISQTEVSALLNLLSEMGLEASSVARNLTAVRMFHRFLLGEGLARRDPTEHLKPPKLGRKLPSVLNIYEVERLMLAPDVETPLGLRDRALIEMLYGAGLRVSELIGLSQVDLLFDVEVIRVLGKGGRERVVPIGSEGIEWVSEYLDAVRPGLVKPHTGVEVFLNFRGGPLSRMGVWKVLRQYVVLAGLEKKVSPHTLRHSFATHLLEGGADLRAVQEMLGHADISTTQIYTHVDREYLKEVHRTFHPRA, encoded by the coding sequence ATGTCTATAGAACAGATACAAATTGCCCCTGAGTTAGAACGGGCGTTGCAGCGGTTTCTCGATTCTGTGACGCTGGAGCGCGGGTTGTCGGATAATACGGCGCGTGCTTATGAGCGCGATTTGAGCCGGTATTTGACGCTGTTGACCGATTTGGGGATCCGCGCGCCGGATGAGATTTCTCAGACAGAGGTATCCGCGCTGTTGAATTTGCTTTCGGAGATGGGGCTGGAGGCGTCGAGTGTGGCGCGCAATTTGACGGCGGTGCGGATGTTTCACCGGTTTTTGTTGGGGGAGGGTCTCGCGCGCCGGGATCCGACGGAGCATTTGAAGCCGCCTAAGTTGGGGCGAAAGCTGCCTTCGGTGCTGAATATTTACGAGGTTGAGCGGTTGATGCTGGCACCGGATGTGGAGACGCCCCTGGGGTTGCGCGATCGCGCGCTTATAGAGATGCTTTATGGGGCGGGGTTGCGGGTGTCGGAGTTGATCGGGTTGTCGCAGGTGGATTTGTTGTTTGATGTGGAGGTGATTCGGGTGCTGGGCAAGGGCGGGCGCGAGCGGGTGGTGCCGATTGGGTCAGAGGGTATTGAGTGGGTGTCAGAATATTTGGATGCGGTGCGTCCTGGTCTGGTTAAGCCCCATACCGGGGTTGAGGTGTTTTTGAATTTTCGCGGTGGTCCGTTGTCGCGGATGGGCGTGTGGAAGGTGCTGAGGCAATACGTGGTGCTGGCGGGGTTGGAGAAGAAGGTGAGTCCGCATACGTTGCGGCATTCTTTTGCGACGCATTTGCTGGAGGGTGGCGCAGATTTGCGGGCGGTGCAAGAGATGCTGGGGCATGCGGATATTTCAACGACGCAGATTTATACCCATGTCGATCGGGAGTATTTGAAGGAGGTGCACCGGACGTTTCATCCGAGGGCATGA
- a CDS encoding aminopeptidase P family protein, with product MSTSEARLMIAASETDADMYYATRFLAPDPFIFFQIGAKKHLLMSDLERDRARAQAQVDHVLSLSEYQEKAKKKDTDEEPSQIDALHEVLREKNITHLNVPRAFAIATADDLRERGYTVAFPEGAYWPDREIKTPEEIEYIREAQQHTEAAMDAAITLIRNSEIRGDLLYHNGEPLTSETVKREIKFLLLERDYTAGHTIVAGGDQACDPHNEGTGPLHAHKSIIIDIFPRSNTTGYFADLTRTVVKGEPSADLQNIYDAVLAGQNLVLDSVRAEADGQAIHRALTELFENRNFETGNIDGRMQGFFHGTGHGLGLEIHEPPRIGKTPDTLCAGHIVTIEPGLYYPGRGAVRIEDLAVVTEDGLENLTTYPKFLTL from the coding sequence ATGAGTACCTCTGAAGCGCGGCTCATGATAGCCGCCAGCGAAACCGACGCCGACATGTACTACGCCACGCGCTTTCTCGCGCCCGACCCCTTCATCTTCTTTCAAATCGGCGCAAAAAAACACCTCCTCATGTCCGACCTGGAACGCGACCGCGCGCGCGCCCAGGCCCAGGTCGATCATGTACTCTCCCTATCCGAATACCAGGAAAAAGCAAAAAAAAAGGACACCGATGAAGAACCCTCTCAAATCGATGCCTTACACGAAGTACTACGGGAAAAAAACATCACCCACCTGAACGTCCCCCGCGCCTTTGCCATAGCCACGGCAGACGACTTGCGCGAACGCGGATACACAGTGGCATTTCCAGAAGGCGCGTACTGGCCCGACCGGGAAATCAAAACCCCCGAAGAAATCGAATACATCCGCGAAGCCCAACAACACACCGAAGCCGCAATGGACGCCGCCATAACCCTCATCCGCAACTCGGAAATCCGCGGCGACCTCCTCTACCACAACGGCGAACCCCTCACATCGGAAACCGTCAAACGCGAAATAAAATTTCTCCTCCTCGAACGCGACTACACAGCCGGTCACACCATCGTCGCCGGTGGCGACCAGGCCTGCGACCCCCACAACGAAGGCACCGGCCCACTACACGCGCACAAATCCATCATCATCGACATCTTCCCCCGCTCGAACACCACCGGCTACTTCGCCGACCTCACCCGCACCGTCGTCAAAGGCGAACCCTCTGCCGACCTCCAGAACATCTACGACGCAGTCCTCGCCGGACAAAACCTCGTCCTCGACAGCGTCCGCGCAGAAGCAGACGGCCAGGCCATCCATCGGGCACTCACAGAACTATTTGAAAACCGCAACTTCGAAACCGGCAACATAGACGGCCGCATGCAGGGATTCTTTCACGGCACGGGTCACGGCCTGGGCCTCGAAATCCACGAACCCCCGCGCATCGGCAAAACCCCGGACACCCTCTGCGCCGGGCACATCGTCACCATCGAACCGGGCCTCTATTACCCGGGCCGGGGCGCCGTGCGCATCGAAGACCTCGCCGTCGTCACCGAAGACGGCCTCGAAAACCTGACTACCTATCCGAAATTTCTCACCTTATGA
- a CDS encoding Do family serine endopeptidase, with protein sequence MKHRTIALLCLIALLLSPAYTGEAALTPEEKQAIAQIKAYNTAFKAIAKEVTPSVVTINVTLSAEDRPRRRGFPFPFEFEERPNRRPDRRPQPLPDPQTTGSGIVITADGYILTNHHVAGDAEKLTVTFSDNREYDAELVGSDPRTDIAVIKIDATGLKPATIGKSDDIEIGEWVLAVGAPLNLKSTVTAGIVSAVGRDINIINDPRGLSIEDFIQTDAAINPGNSGGALVNLNGEVIGVNTAIATSNRSFIGYGFAVPIDLAKKVMDDIIAHGKVKRGYIGINLGSVDAGTAEAFGLDRPKGVLINAVLPNTPAAKANLKEGDIILSVDGKPVNRPNHLQSLVARKHPGDTVTLAIRRNTENLTVRVSLGEHLPEDLASADDAPEKERENASISEIGLTVHDITAKMIEEYGIAENTTGVVVTDISREARNAGFSEGDIIYGVRQSPFQQDIKTVHDFETAVSKLKKGKNAAFSVITRDGGRRFLSLKI encoded by the coding sequence ATGAAACACCGCACCATCGCGCTATTGTGCCTCATCGCACTGCTATTGTCCCCCGCCTATACGGGCGAAGCCGCACTCACACCCGAAGAAAAACAGGCCATTGCCCAAATCAAAGCGTATAACACCGCCTTCAAAGCCATTGCCAAAGAAGTCACCCCATCCGTCGTAACCATCAACGTCACCCTCAGTGCAGAGGACAGGCCTCGCCGCCGCGGCTTCCCCTTCCCCTTTGAATTTGAAGAACGGCCAAATCGAAGGCCAGACCGAAGACCACAACCCCTGCCAGACCCGCAAACCACGGGATCGGGCATCGTCATAACTGCCGACGGCTACATCCTCACCAACCACCACGTCGCGGGCGACGCCGAAAAACTCACCGTCACCTTCAGCGACAACCGCGAATACGACGCCGAGCTCGTCGGCTCTGACCCGCGCACCGACATCGCCGTCATCAAAATTGACGCCACGGGACTAAAACCCGCAACCATTGGCAAATCAGACGACATTGAAATTGGCGAATGGGTACTCGCCGTAGGCGCGCCCCTCAACCTCAAATCCACAGTCACAGCGGGCATCGTGAGTGCCGTTGGCCGCGACATCAACATCATCAACGACCCGCGGGGCCTGAGCATCGAAGACTTCATCCAGACCGACGCCGCCATCAACCCCGGCAACTCGGGTGGTGCCCTCGTCAACCTCAACGGCGAAGTCATCGGCGTCAACACAGCCATTGCCACATCCAACCGATCCTTCATCGGCTATGGCTTTGCCGTACCCATAGACCTCGCCAAAAAAGTAATGGATGACATCATCGCACACGGCAAAGTCAAACGCGGTTATATCGGCATCAACCTCGGTTCCGTAGATGCGGGCACAGCAGAAGCTTTTGGCCTTGACCGTCCCAAAGGCGTACTCATCAACGCTGTCCTGCCCAATACCCCGGCCGCAAAAGCCAACCTCAAAGAAGGCGACATCATCCTCTCAGTAGATGGTAAACCCGTCAATCGCCCCAACCATCTCCAGAGCCTGGTCGCCCGCAAACACCCGGGCGACACCGTGACACTCGCCATCAGGCGCAACACCGAAAACTTGACCGTGCGCGTCTCCCTGGGCGAACACCTGCCCGAAGACCTGGCCAGTGCAGATGACGCGCCCGAAAAAGAACGAGAAAATGCATCCATCTCAGAAATCGGCCTCACCGTCCACGACATCACCGCGAAAATGATCGAAGAATACGGCATTGCTGAAAATACCACAGGCGTGGTCGTCACCGACATCTCCCGCGAAGCGCGCAACGCCGGCTTTAGCGAAGGCGACATCATCTATGGCGTGCGTCAAAGCCCCTTTCAACAGGACATAAAAACAGTACACGACTTTGAGACCGCCGTATCCAAACTCAAAAAAGGAAAAAACGCCGCATTTTCAGTCATCACGCGCGATGGTGGCCGTCGTTTCCTGTCCCTGAAAATATAA